The Bacillus marinisedimentorum genomic interval AGGCAAGAAAAGAATCTGATTCCGCGCGGAGTCTCTCACGTACAGGAAGCCGTCAAAGCGATTGATCCGGACGGGATGACGGTGACAACCGAAAGCGAAACAAAGATTAAATACCAATACCTGATTGTATGCCCGGGTCTGCAGCTGAATTGGAACAAGGTGAAGGGACTGGAAGAGGCAATCGGGAAAGATGGTGTCGTCAGCAACTATGCTTATGAATATGTCGACAAAACGTGGGAAGCCCTCCGGAATTTCAAAGGCGGTAATGCGATCTTCACTCATCCGAATACGCCGATCAAATGCGGGGGAGCACCTCAGAAAATCATGTACCTGGCAGAAGAGTTTATTGATATGAACAATCTGAAGGACAATACGAATGTTATGTTTTACTCGGCCGACCCAAGCATCTTCGGTGTCGAAAAATACAAAAAGCTGCTTGAAAGGATCGTAGAAGAACGCGGCATCCAGACGCACTTCCGGAGGAACCTGATCGAAATCCGGGGCGGAGAAAAAGAAGCCGTGTTTGAAAACCTTGAAACCGGCGAAACGGAAACCGTTCCGTATGAAATGATTCACGTGACCCCGCCGATGGGGCCGCATGATTTTATGATCGGAAGTCCAGTCAGCGATGAAACCGGCTGGGTCGACGTCGATCCGTACACCCTGCAGCATAAAACGTACAGCACTGTTTTCGGACTCGGCGATGCGGCCAATCTGCCGACATCCAAAACAGGCGCGGCGATACGGAAAGAGGTGCCTGTAGCCGTCAGCAATATCCTGTCCCTGATGAAAGGCGAAGAAATGAAAGCGAAATACGACGGCTATACATCCTGCCCGATCATCACCGGCAAAGGAAAACTCATTCTCGCCGAATTCGATTACGAGAAGCAGCCGAAAGAAACGTTCCCGTTTGACCAGGCGAAGGAGCGTTACAGCATGTATCTTTTGAAGAAAGAATTGCTGCCGCGGTTTTACTGGCACGGGATGCTTAAGGGAAGAATGTAAGAAACCACGAAATAAAGAGTGCAGTCACAAAGGATGTGTGATTGTGCTCTTTATTTTATTGGTGACGGGGGGACACGATCCGACGGCAGTAATTGGCTAATAAAAAAATGCGGCGATGATTATACTTGGAATCGTGCGTTCCTCAACAGTGAAAAGGCCACGCCCGGACTCCCTGCCACTATCAATCCAAATAAGAAAACCCGTAATTAATGAAGTTATTAATCATTACTGCCATTTCCAGCGGCGGCCGGTCCATGTCGTTGCCGATCCAATCTTTGATGACGTGAATGGATCCGCTGATGACAAACGTGCTTAAATACCTGGAATCCTCCTTTCTAATAACGTTATCATTCACGAGGTTGCTCATCATAAATTGCTGGGTCAAATTCATCATGCGTTTTTCAAATGTGGGGGAGCCGTTCTTATTCAACAGGGTTTGGAATACGATTTTATTCTGGGTGACGTATTCCAGTATTTTCTCTGTCATCTGGATGGATTCTTCTTCTATCGTATACCGATAATCATTCAAGTACCGGCTCATGTCTTCTGTGATTTCTTCTTCAATTTTATTCAGTAAATCGTAATGATCGGTGTAATGGGTGTAGAAAGTTGAGCGATTGATATCTGCGATTTCACATACTTCTTTCACCGTGATTGCCGAAATCGGCTTGTCTGCCAGCAGCGTAATCAAACTTTCCTTCAGCACTTTTCGCGTATATTTTTTACGCCGGTCTAATTTCTCACTCATAGGAATGACCTCCAATTGTGACATTTTTGTGACAATCCGACATATAGAAAAGAAGTGTTGGGAAACTGACGGTATGAATAAAACTGTATATTGAAAACCCAACACGGTGTCCATATAATAGTAGTTTGTATGGAATGGTTATGCAAGAGAGGATGAGGCCTTATTGATATAACAGCACGCATCATAAAACATAAAAAATGGATTGTCGCTTTATTCATGATGATTGCCCTTGTCGGTGCGGTCGTGCAATTCGCCGTTCCCGTCAATTACAATATGGTCGATTATTTACCGGAAGATGCGCCATCGACGAATGCGATGGAACTGATGGAAGAAGAGTTTGAGGACCCTGTTGCGAACACACGGGTGATGGTGCGGGATGTTTCGATCACAGAAGCGCTCGCGTATAAAGAAAAATTGGAAGCCATTGATGGTGTGAGCGGTGTGACGTGGCTGGATGATGTCATCGATCTGAAAGTTCCCATCCGAATGGCGAATCAGGATACGGTGGAATCCTATTATCAAAACGAGGCAGCATTATTTTTATTGAATATCAGCGATGGGGATGAAGTCGAGGCCACGGATCAAATTTATGAGTTGATCGGGGAAAAGAATGCGATTGCAGGTGAAGCGGTGAATACCGCTGCTTCCCAAAAAATGACCGGCAAGGAATCGATGAATGCGGCCGCTTTGTTAGTTCCGATCATCATTCTGATCCTGGTTTTATCGACCAACTCCTGGATGGAGCCGGTCTTCTTTTTGACAGCCATCGGCGTTTCGATCTTGATCAACCTGGGCACGAATATCTTTCTCGGTGATGTTTCGTTCATTACACAATCGGTGGCGCCGATCCTGCAGCTTGCTGTGTCGCTGGATTATGCGATTTTTTTGCTCCACAGTTTTTCGGATTACCGCAAGCGCATCCCTGACCCAACAGAAGCCATGCAGCTTGCGATGAAGCGGTCCTTCCCGGCGATCATCGCAAGTGCGTCTACGACATTTTTTGGATTCACCGCTTTGACTTTCATGGAGTTTGGAATCGGCTCCGATTTAGGCCTTAATCTTTTGAAAGGGATCCTGCTCAGCTTCATCAGTGTGATGGTCTTTTTGCCGGCCCTGACGGTGATGTTCTATCACTGGATAGACCGGACAAAGCACAGACCGTTTGTGCCGGACTTCAAAAATATCGGGAAGCGCGTGTTGAAATTAAGGATACCGGGCCTGATCTTGATGGTGATTCTGATCGTTCCGGCCTTTTTAGGGCAGAGCAATACGTCGTTCCAATATGGGATCGGCGACCATCCTGAGAATACACGGGCGGGGCAGGACCAAACCGCCATTCAAGAAGCGTTCGGGAAAAACACGCCGGTGGTGCTTCTTGTACCTAAAGGCGATGTCGCAAAAGAAGAGGAGCTCGTGCAGGAGTTAGAAGATTTGCCTTATGTTTCAAGTGTCTTTTCCTATGTGAATTTGGTCAGTCCGGCCATTCCGTCTGATTTTTTGGAAGAGTCGATAACCGGACAGTTTTATTCAGATCATTACGCACGAATCACCCTTTACACGGAAACCGATACGGAAGGGAAAGCGGCCTTTTCGTTAGTTGAAAACGTGATGGATACGGCAGAGTCTTATTACGATGAAATCCATTTGATCGGGGAGAGTGTGACACTCTTTGACATCAAGAATACTGTTCAAAAAGACAATACGCTAGTCAATTGGCTGACGATCATAACGATTGCGGTTGTGCTTATCCTGACGTTCCGGTCGATCTCAATACCAGTCGTGCTGCTGTTGACGATTCAAACGGCTGTCTGGATCAATCTGGCGGTGCCGTACTTTACGGGTTCATCCCTCGTGTATATCGGCTACCTGCTCATAAGCACCATCCAGCTTGCAGCGACCGTCGATTATGCGATTTTATTCACCGAAGCTTATACGAAACTTCGGAAAGAGATGCCTGCATTAAAGGCAATCAGAAAAACGGTTGATGATAAGGTTTTCGCGGTTTTCATCTCCGCTTCCATCTTATCCAGTGTCGGATTCATCCTGTGGATCACATCGTCGAATCCGATCGTGTCTTCCGTCGGTTTATTGCTGGGCAGGGGGGCGCTGCTGGCATTCATCATGGTTGTTGTCGTCCTGCCGGCGATGCTGCTCATTCTCGACCGGTTCATAGAAAAAACAACATGGAAAGCAAACTTTTATAAGGGGAAATGATGATGAGACTAAAACGTATACTAGTGATATTCATGGCATTTCTTCTTGTCATACCCGCGTTTCTCGCATCTGCGGAGACAAATTCTTCCGAAAAAAAGAATCTCACAGATGAAGGGGCTTACTCGGCGAAACACGAGGTTGTCTATGCGACATTGAATGCCGCCGGGAAGCAGGAAGAAATGTATGTCGTCAACAATTTCACAATCGAAAAGCCTGGAACAATCATCGACCACGGACCGTATACCGGCATCAAAAATTTAACCGATATGACGGATATAAAAAAACAAAATGGACAAATCGAATTTTCAGCTGGCGAAGAAGAGTTTTACTATCAGGGCAACCTGGAAGGCAAGCCATTGCCGTGGGATATCGATATATCCTATAAATTGAATGGAAAGACTATTTCTGCTGAAAAATTGCTGGGCAAAGACGGCCGGCTTGAGATCCAAATCGGCACGGCCGCAAACGAGGAAGCGGATCAAGCCTTTTTCAACAACTATTTGTTACAGATCACCCTTACATTCGATGCGGCGATTTACAAAAATATCGAAGCACCGGATGGAACCATTGCGAATGCAGGGAAG includes:
- a CDS encoding efflux RND transporter permease subunit; the encoded protein is MMIALVGAVVQFAVPVNYNMVDYLPEDAPSTNAMELMEEEFEDPVANTRVMVRDVSITEALAYKEKLEAIDGVSGVTWLDDVIDLKVPIRMANQDTVESYYQNEAALFLLNISDGDEVEATDQIYELIGEKNAIAGEAVNTAASQKMTGKESMNAAALLVPIIILILVLSTNSWMEPVFFLTAIGVSILINLGTNIFLGDVSFITQSVAPILQLAVSLDYAIFLLHSFSDYRKRIPDPTEAMQLAMKRSFPAIIASASTTFFGFTALTFMEFGIGSDLGLNLLKGILLSFISVMVFLPALTVMFYHWIDRTKHRPFVPDFKNIGKRVLKLRIPGLILMVILIVPAFLGQSNTSFQYGIGDHPENTRAGQDQTAIQEAFGKNTPVVLLVPKGDVAKEEELVQELEDLPYVSSVFSYVNLVSPAIPSDFLEESITGQFYSDHYARITLYTETDTEGKAAFSLVENVMDTAESYYDEIHLIGESVTLFDIKNTVQKDNTLVNWLTIITIAVVLILTFRSISIPVVLLLTIQTAVWINLAVPYFTGSSLVYIGYLLISTIQLAATVDYAILFTEAYTKLRKEMPALKAIRKTVDDKVFAVFISASILSSVGFILWITSSNPIVSSVGLLLGRGALLAFIMVVVVLPAMLLILDRFIEKTTWKANFYKGK
- a CDS encoding NAD(P)/FAD-dependent oxidoreductase — its product is MDKKKTNIKRQGKKMKTEYKVAIIGGGTAGITAAAQLAKKIFPGEIVIIDPADVHYYQPIWTLVGAGLVKKEDSVRQEKNLIPRGVSHVQEAVKAIDPDGMTVTTESETKIKYQYLIVCPGLQLNWNKVKGLEEAIGKDGVVSNYAYEYVDKTWEALRNFKGGNAIFTHPNTPIKCGGAPQKIMYLAEEFIDMNNLKDNTNVMFYSADPSIFGVEKYKKLLERIVEERGIQTHFRRNLIEIRGGEKEAVFENLETGETETVPYEMIHVTPPMGPHDFMIGSPVSDETGWVDVDPYTLQHKTYSTVFGLGDAANLPTSKTGAAIRKEVPVAVSNILSLMKGEEMKAKYDGYTSCPIITGKGKLILAEFDYEKQPKETFPFDQAKERYSMYLLKKELLPRFYWHGMLKGRM
- a CDS encoding TetR/AcrR family transcriptional regulator; amino-acid sequence: MSEKLDRRKKYTRKVLKESLITLLADKPISAITVKEVCEIADINRSTFYTHYTDHYDLLNKIEEEITEDMSRYLNDYRYTIEEESIQMTEKILEYVTQNKIVFQTLLNKNGSPTFEKRMMNLTQQFMMSNLVNDNVIRKEDSRYLSTFVISGSIHVIKDWIGNDMDRPPLEMAVMINNFINYGFSYLD